AAACAGGAATTGGACAGGAATATATCTCTTTAACAAGCTTAAATTTTACTGTTTTAGGAACTCCTTTTACTAAAGCAGATTTAAGTCAAGGCGGACAAGTAATTCTAAATAATGGAACCGTGGATTATTTCACGGCTGCGTTCTTTTCGCCTTTTAATATTGCTTTTGGATTCGGTGGCCCTGGAATTGTTGGGTATGTTGCTCCAGGTGGTACAGGTGGATTTGGTTCAGGTGTTTATACAATTCGAGCCGCAACTGTCCCAGAATTAACAAATATTTATGCTCCAATACTAGCATTAGGGTTTAGCCGATTAATCAAACGCAAGCATACAGTATTAAAACAGAGAGGAATCACTTTAAGCTAATCATTCATTTCTCCAGACTGATTCGTTGGCAGTAAGAACTACCCTGCGGGTTGTGAGAAGCAGTACAACCTGATTTTCTGCAACTTAAATACTCTAGGGCTTACATACTGCAATTATTACCAGACAAAACTCGTTGCTTACTATAAGGGGTTGAGCGAACAAAGCCTCCTTGTATTGTAGTTTGCTATTAACGGTAAACAGTTGCACTAGCTAATATCAAACCCAAGCCGTCTTAGAAAAAGCCATGAAAATTACACCTTTAATGATAGCCCTTAGCTTACTTACTGGGGTGAGTACTGTTAGTCTTTATACAAAAGTTGCAATTGCTCAAATCAACATTCAACAGGTAGCAACAAAGACTTGTGCAGTTATGTCTGGTCAACAAAAGCCAGATCGACAATCATATCAATATCTGTTACTGCTTAATGATGATGAAGCGTTTGGCTCAGGTAATCCAGTCGCCTTCGCACTGACTCAAGCAGTCTTAAAACAATGTCCTCAAGCCTATCTTGACTTTCAGCATCGCCAACGAGCAAGTAATCCATTTGTCCCTGGTTCCCTTGTCAACCCAAATTCAACTCAACTTTATCATCCTGATTCTGGTTTATCAAATTCGTCATCTTCATCTTCAGATATGACGAAATACGATCAAGCCGTCCAGTTACATCCTCATGACATTAAGGTTTACATTGAGCGGGGAAACGCCCGTTATGAGCGCAAAGACTACCAAGGTGCTGTTGCTGACTACACACAAATAATTCGCCTAGAACCCAAAAATCCCAGAGGATATGCCAACCGAGGATTAGCTCGGCAAAACTTAGGTGATCAACAAGGTGCAGTTGCCGATTGGCAAGTCGCACTAAAACTATTTAAAGCTCAAGGTGATCACAGTTCTTACCAAACAGTTCAAAAATGGCTTAGGGAAGCAAGGCGTTAAAATTGTCATACCTGCGGTGTTCTGAATCAGTGGACTTAAATTAGTGGTGCAAGAAAGCGCCACTAATTTGATAACTACGAACTGCGTGCTTAGGAATTATGAATTGATTTGACTAGATCCACAATAAAGATAACCAAGTTTTGATACCTACAATTCCATCCGCTTGCAATCCCTTAGATGATTGAAAACTAATTACAGCCTCCTCAACTACTGTAGAAAATTTTCCATCAATTTCATCTGTATACAAGCCAATATCTGTTAATTGCTGTTGTAGTTGTTTGACTCGTAAACCAACATCTCCCTTTTCTAGCTGATTAAAACGATTGAGATCGGCTTTACCACTGACTCCAGTTACACCAGATACATCACCTTTATATTGATGAATAAAATATTCTCCATGCCAAGTACTTGGAACGTTTGGCTGGGGTTGATCATAGTGTGCAATCCAAAGCGGGTAGCTACCAAAATCTGATGGATTACCCAACTTATTCCAGAAGTTAGGATAAGTGTAGATAATCGGTTTAATAGCTTTTCCAGTCTGTTGTAAAAGTGTTTCCTCTATCTTTGCTAACCATCGTTTCGCTGCATCTACTACAGCCGTTGCATTACTTGTATGATCAGTCACTTCTATATCTAACACTGGTGGTAAATCACCTGGTTCCAATTTGCCAATAGTTGTTAGAAATTCTTGAGCCTGTACCACTGGATCTGATGTGTGCGGGTGGAAGAAATGGTAGGCTCCACGAATAATACCAGTAGCTTTCATAGTTTGCCAGTGATGAGCAAAAGCGGGATCTTTAACGGTTGCTCCTTCTGTTGCCTTCACAAAAGCAAAGGTTTTACCAGAGTTTTTTACAGATGTCCAATCTACTCTACCATCTTGATATGCTACATCAATACCAAACATAATAACCTTTTATTTTTTCAAAAGTTGACTTTTTATTTACAAAGATAGAGAACAAATACACAAAGGCTTATTCTTTCTTTGATTATCTGGAATTTTAGGGAAACCACAAAGAACTAACGCACGTTTAGATAGACTTTGAAACTATCCCAAAGAAACCTCATATCCTCTATCTGCTGCCTTTTTTAAAAATTACAAATTTCAGTTTCCCTATTTTTTATATTAAATAGATTGTCCTAAATGTAAAATCTATAAATCTCATATGATTTACTCAATATGAGTTTGAGACCTCATGTAAATACTAATTGGCATACTAGTAGAAAATTAGTAAATCTATAACAAGGTATATTTTTCTGCTTCATACAATAAAGCCTTATAAATATCTCTAACATTTTATGCCAAAAAACGCTAATTTGATTATAGACACGTCAATTTATAAACAAGATGGGCTTTGTGCTTTTATGAATCTTGATTCTTTAATTGAGATAGTTAACCGCAAGTTGGTGGAAAGCCAAAATCGTCCACTCAGTTCCACAGAAATACTCATACTTCGTGGCATTTGGGAATATCAAACTTATAACGAAATTGCTGAGTACGGTGGCTATAGTGCGGGATACTTAACTAACGTAGTAGCCCCAGAGTTATGTCAACGGCTTTCTAATTTAATTGGACAGAGGGTTACTAAAAAAAACTGCCGGATGCTACTGGAGGCTTATATTGCTTCTGAAACAGTATTAGACTTAAAGATTCAAAAATTACAGTTTAAAGCACTTTCCTCTGAAATTGGTCAAGAATCTTCCCCTCGCTACCCTAATGGTGCGGTTCCGCCTGATTCTTCCATTTACATTGAACGTCCTCTAATTGAAGAACAGGTTTATGCAGAACTTAGAAAGCCAGGAGCGTTGGTGCGAATCAAAGCTCCCAAAGAAATGGGGAAAACTTCACTAATGCTCAGGACGTTAGAATATGGAGAAAGTTTAGGTTACTGTACTGTCAGCTTAAATCTAGAGCAAACTGACCAAGCAATATTGAGTGATCTGAATCGTTTTCTACGCTGGCTATGCGCCAATATAACTAGTCAGCTTCAGTTAGAACAAAAACTAGATGATTACTGGGATGAAGATATTGGCAGCAAAGTTAGCTGTAGTTTGTATATTAGAAATTATTTATTAGAGAAAATTAATGCTCCTTTAGTTTTGGCATTGGATGAAGTAAACCAGATTTTTGAGTATCCCCAGGTAGCTAAAGATTTTTTACCCTTGCTACGTTCTTGGTATGAAGAAGCTAAAAGATTACCTATTTGGCAAAAGCTGCGCCTGATCATAGTTCACTCAACGGAAATTTATGTTCCTCTCCAACTTCAACAGTCTCCGTTTAATGTCGGCTTACCAATTCAATTAACCAGCTTTAATTTAGAACAGGTGCAGCAGTTAGCCCAGCAATATGGAATTGACTGGACAGATGGAGATGAAGCTAGACAACTTATGGATATGATTGAGGGACATCCTGCATTAGTTAATATAGCACTGTATCATCTCAATCGTGGGGAGGTAAACCTTCCACAATTGCTAGAAACTGCTCCTACCTCGACTGGCGTTTATATTCACCACTTACAACGTCATTGGGTTACTTTACAACAGCAACCAGAATTAGCGATCGCGCTTGCTACTGTTCTAAATTCCACTCAACCAATACCATTAGAACCTATCATTGCTTACAAGTTAAGCAGTATGGGGCTGATCAAGTTAGATAAGAACCAAGCCATACCTAGTTGTCGATTATATC
Above is a window of Nostoc sp. MS1 DNA encoding:
- a CDS encoding tetratricopeptide repeat protein, translating into MKITPLMIALSLLTGVSTVSLYTKVAIAQINIQQVATKTCAVMSGQQKPDRQSYQYLLLLNDDEAFGSGNPVAFALTQAVLKQCPQAYLDFQHRQRASNPFVPGSLVNPNSTQLYHPDSGLSNSSSSSSDMTKYDQAVQLHPHDIKVYIERGNARYERKDYQGAVADYTQIIRLEPKNPRGYANRGLARQNLGDQQGAVADWQVALKLFKAQGDHSSYQTVQKWLREARR
- a CDS encoding AAA-like domain-containing protein, whose product is MNLDSLIEIVNRKLVESQNRPLSSTEILILRGIWEYQTYNEIAEYGGYSAGYLTNVVAPELCQRLSNLIGQRVTKKNCRMLLEAYIASETVLDLKIQKLQFKALSSEIGQESSPRYPNGAVPPDSSIYIERPLIEEQVYAELRKPGALVRIKAPKEMGKTSLMLRTLEYGESLGYCTVSLNLEQTDQAILSDLNRFLRWLCANITSQLQLEQKLDDYWDEDIGSKVSCSLYIRNYLLEKINAPLVLALDEVNQIFEYPQVAKDFLPLLRSWYEEAKRLPIWQKLRLIIVHSTEIYVPLQLQQSPFNVGLPIQLTSFNLEQVQQLAQQYGIDWTDGDEARQLMDMIEGHPALVNIALYHLNRGEVNLPQLLETAPTSTGVYIHHLQRHWVTLQQQPELAIALATVLNSTQPIPLEPIIAYKLSSMGLIKLDKNQAIPSCRLYQKYFQPKLLIQ
- a CDS encoding GH25 family lysozyme, with the translated sequence MFGIDVAYQDGRVDWTSVKNSGKTFAFVKATEGATVKDPAFAHHWQTMKATGIIRGAYHFFHPHTSDPVVQAQEFLTTIGKLEPGDLPPVLDIEVTDHTSNATAVVDAAKRWLAKIEETLLQQTGKAIKPIIYTYPNFWNKLGNPSDFGSYPLWIAHYDQPQPNVPSTWHGEYFIHQYKGDVSGVTGVSGKADLNRFNQLEKGDVGLRVKQLQQQLTDIGLYTDEIDGKFSTVVEEAVISFQSSKGLQADGIVGIKTWLSLLWI